One Formosa agariphila KMM 3901 genomic window, TTTCAACGTCAACCGGTTCGGTCCTCCACTGTATGTTACTACAGCTTCAACCTGCCCATGGGTAGATCACACGGTTTCGCGTCTACCACTACTAACTAAAGCGCCCTATTCAGACTCGCTTTCGCTACGGATCCGTGACTTAATCACTTAACCTTGCTAGCAACGGTAACTCGTAGGCTCATTATGCAAAAGGCACGCCGTCACACGTAAACGTGCTCCGACCGCTTGTAAGCGTATGGTTTCAGGATCTATTTCACTCCCTTATTCAGGGTTCTTTTCACCTTTCCCTCACGGTACTAGTTCACTATCGGTCTCTCAGGAGTATTTAGCCTTAACGGATGGTCCCGCCAAATTCACACAGGGTTTCACGTGCCCCGCACTACTCAGGATACCACTATCGCGCCAATCTTTACCTATACGGGACTATCACCCTCTATGGTCACTCTTTCCAAAGTGTTCTAATTCATCATGGTCTGAATATCGTGGTCCTACAACCCCAGCAATGCCGTAACATTACTGGTTTGGGCTAATCCGCGTTCGCTCGCCGCTACTTACGGAATCACTTTTGTTTTCTTCTCCTCCGGGTACTTAGATGTTTCAGTTCTCCGGGTTTACCTCCCTAAGGATACTATATCTTCAATATAGTGGGTTGCCCCATTCGGATATTTGCGGATCAATTTGTATGTGCCAATCCCCGCAACTTTTCGCAGCTTATCACGTCCTTCATCGCCTCTGAGAGCCTAGGCATTCCCCATACGCCCTTATTTAGCTTATTGTACTTTTTGCTTTTTTAATGAGTTTGTTATTAGTTAAAAGCTCGTAAACTTTAACTAACAACGAATTATTATTGTTTAAAATATATCTTATATAGTATGTGCAATACTACATAATCAAATATCTTAATGTATTTTTATGTATCTTTTTCAATATGTCAATGAACGTTTATCAATGTATCAATTTTATAATGTATTAATGTACCAACGAATTGTTACATCTTTTAATTAATTAATTTTTACATTAATTCGTGGAGAATATCGGAGTCGAACCGATGACCTCCTGCGTGCAAGGCAGGCGCTCTAGCCAGCTGAGCTAATCCCCCAATTACTAGTAGATAGTAATTAGTAGTTAGTAGTTAGTACTTATAACCACTACTCTAGCTTCTAGAATTTCCTTTACTTTTATACTTAGTAGTCTCAGGCAGACTCGAACTGCCGACCTCTACATTATCAGTGTAGCGCTCTAACCAGCTGAGCTATGAGACTCTAACTATAATAGTTTGTATTTTAAATTAACAGCTAAGAATAAACAATCTCTTTTCCTTGTTTACTATTTTCCAATAGTCGTCTTTCTCTAGAAAGGAGGTGTTCCAGCCGCACCTTCCGGTACGGCTACCTTGTTACGACTTAGCCCTAGTTATCGACTTTACCCTAGGCCGCTCCTTGCGGTGACGGACTTCAGGCACTTCCAACTTCCATGGCTTGACGGGCGGTGTGTACAAGGCCCGGGAACGTATTCACCGCATCATGGCTGATATGCGATTACTAGCGATTCCAGCTTCACGGAGTCGAGTTGCAGACTCCGATCCGAACTGTGATAGGGTTTATAGATTCGCTCCTGGTCACCCAGTGGCTGCTCTCTGTCCCTACCATTGTAGCACGTGTGTAGCCCAGGACGTAAGGGCCGTGATGATTTGACGTCATCCCCACCTTCCTCACAGTTTGCACTGGCAGTCTTGTTAGAGTTCCCGACTTGACTCGCTGGCAACTAACAACAGGGGTTGCGCTCGTTATAGGACTTAACCTGACACCTCACGGCACGAGCTGACGACAACCATGCAGCACCTTGTAAATTGTCCGAAGAAAAAACTATCTCTAGTCCTGTCAATCTACATTTAAGCCCTGGTAAGGTTCCTCGCGTATCATCGAATTAAACCACATGCTCCACCGCTTGTGCGGGCCCCCGTCAATTCCTTTGAGTTTCATTCTTGCGAACGTACTCCCCAGGTGGGTTACTTATCACTTTCGCTTAGCCACTCAGACCGAAGTCCGAACAGCTAGTAACCATCGTTTACGGCGTGGACTACCAGGGTATCTAATCCTGTTCGCTACCCACGCTTTCGTCCATCAGTGTCAGTTGATTATTAGTAATCTGCCTTCGCAATTGGTATTCTATGTAATATCTATGCATTTCACCGCTACACTACATATTCTAACTACTTCATAATAACTCAAGACAACCAGTATCAAAGGCAATTTTACAGTTGAGCTGCAAGATTTCACCTCTGACTTAATTGTCCACCTACGGACCCTTTAAACCCAATGATTCCGGATAACGCTTGGATCCTCCGTATTACCGCGGCTGCTGGCACGGAGTTAGCCGATCCTTATTCTTACAGTACCGTCAAGCTGCTACACGTAGCAGTGTTTCTTCCTGTATAAAAGCAGTTTACAACCCATAGGGCAGTCTTCCTGCACGCGGCATGGCTGGATCAGGCTCTCGCCCATTGTCCAATATTCCTCACTGCTGCCTCCCGTAGGAGTCTGGTCCGTGTCTCAGTACCAGTGTGGGGGATCCCCCTCTCAGGGCCCCTATCTATCGTAGTCTTGGTAAGCCGTTACCTTACCAACTAACTAATAGAACGCATGCTCATCTTTTACCGATAAATCTTTAATATAATTGTGATGCCACAACTATATACTATGAGGCATTAATCCAAATTTCTCTGGGCTATTCCCCTGTAAAAGGTAGATTGCATACGCGTTACGCACCCGTGCGCCGGTCGTCATCTGTGCAAGCATCTGTTACCCCTCGACTTGCATGTGTTAAGCCTGCCGCTAGCGTTCATCCTGAGCCAGGATCAAACTCTTCATCGTTAAATTTTTAAGTCTTTCGACTATTACTTTTAACAACTAATGGAATTAAATGTTGGTACTCAAAATGGTTTATTCTTTTTTGTTGATAATAACCGTTTCCAGTTATTATCTACGCTGTCAATTCAATATGTTAATGAACTTATTTCTCTGTGTTTCTTAACTTGTTGCCTCGTTAAGCGGGTGCAAATATAAAACCCTTTTTTTAATCTCACAATGTTTTTTTGAAGTTTTTTTTTGAACCCGTTTTGAAACGTTTTCAACTCCAATAAAACAATTTGTAAAGAACTTTGTTTTCTAAAAACGTTGCCGTTTTTAGCGGGTGCAAACTTACACCCTTTTTTGTTACTAACAAGCTTTTTTTATCTTTTTTTGAAACTAATCTAAATCTAATAAATAAAACTCTGCTAATGAACGTCTTGCCTAACTAAACTACCGTAGTTGCGTCGCTAAGCGGGTGCAAATATACCACCTTTCTTTCTTATCAAACTAATTTATTATAACCTTTTTTTTGAAATAATTTGTAAATACATTGATATTAGATGGTTAGGTATAGGTTTATTTTGAGAGTAATACAGAAGTTTATGCTTTTAACCCCAAAATCGAGGACCTTCATACTTAAAGACCACTTTATAACACCCGCATAATATAAATCAGGCAACAATATATATCTCCCCATACTAACCTATTCGATATATTACTCCTATATATAGGTAAACCACATACAACAACTCAGCTTTTTCAACAATCAGAAAAACACTATATATAGTACAAATTACTCTTTACAGAAATTCAACTTAATTAGTAGTACATACTCTTTAATATAAAGCATACCATTCATATTAATAACACTTACTTATTGTCAAAAAAAACTCAAGTCATATAATATAAACAAATAACACTCTATAAAACACTCCAGTTATTAAAGTTCACACCTTATATATCAATCTTAAATACCATCACAACGTTATTAAGCTATAATATAATTCACAACAAAGATTAACTTCTACTACCTATATATATACATCAATTAAAACAAAGCAATATCTAACTGCAATACGGTTTTCTGTGCTTCTGGATTCCACATAGCAGTTACAGCAACTGGCACCTTATAATTTATCACATTAAAATCTCGATTAAAAGTTGCTCCTACATTAACTACATTCCCTGCTCCTTCCGTGTAAAACGTTTTATCTGTAAAAAAAGACCATGCACCCCCAACAAAAACAGACAGGTTAGAATTTTCATTTTTCCAAACCTTACTATTTATTTCAAAATATTGTGTCCAAGAGTTTTTTAACGACCCATCTGCTTCTATTTGATAATCCCCAGAACCACCACCTATAATTGTTGCTAAGTACAATAAAGTGTTAGGCGTTACATTATAACCAAAACTAACATCTACAAAATTATAACCTTGAGTTTTATCGTAACTCCAATACTGCAATTCATCTCCCCGTTCTTCTACACCCGTATAATTATTATGAGAGACAGCTTCTATAAAGAATTTATCGGAAATACGATAACTGGTATAAATTGAAAACTCTTTATAATAGGCACTTACATATTCATTGGTAGCTTCATTAAACACATCTCTACCTGAAAAGCTTGCACCACCCCAAAATCCGAAGGTGAATTTTTGATTACGAGAATTATACTCAAGATCTGTAGCTATAACTGCCCCAGGATGCACAACGGATCCATGCCATAAATGCATGTTTTTTAAATGCGCGCCTATACTAAATGGTTTATATGCATCTTCCACACCATCTTCCTGTGCGCTAGTCTCTCCAAAATTAAAAAGCACTAAAAGAATTAAAAGCGACATACAATACAATCTCCTTTTTTGGTTTTCTAAATACTTTGTGTTTTTCAGACTAAAAACGGATTGGTTTTGCGTTTGATTGTCTTTGGTTTTCATAGTTTAAATAGTTAATTTGTTAATAAACGTCATTTTAACGTTAATTATTCAAATATATTTAAAACAAATTAAAAAACAACTAAATTCTATTATATTAATGATTTACAACAATTTAAACACACTTATTTTAAGAACAACACAAATAGAACACATTAATAATGTATATTTGACATTAATAAAGAAACAAACTATAGACACTGCAGAATACAAGTCTTCAAAAGGTTTCATCGCAAGAAAGTTTGGATAAATAATCTTCTAATCCGCACTACTTATAAATCCAAAATCTATTAAAATTGGTAAAATAACAACTAAGACTACATTAAAAACATCATTCAATATCAATTTAATTTTATCAAACAAAATGCTTCTTTATTAGACAAGGAAACAGCTACATACAGATTTATTTAAAATATTAAACAAACGTCTGCCTAATTTTATGCATATATATTGTATCTCTATTTATATACTCTTATCTTTGCAAATTCAATTTTAATATATAATATGATACAGATCACATTACCGGATGGTAGTATAAAATCGTTTGAAGAGAACACGACTCCAATGGAGGTCGCGAAAAGCATTAGTGAAGGATTAGCTAGAAACGTAATTTCGGCTAGTTTTAATGGTACGACTGTTGAAACTGTTACCCCATTAACCACCGATGGATCTTTAGTATTATATACGTGGAATAACGATGAAGGTAAAAAAGCATTTTGGCATTCTTCTGCTCACGTGTTAGCACAAGCATTAGAAGAATTGTACCCAGGCGCAAAACTTACTATCGGACCAGCTATTGAAAATGGTTTTTATTATGATGTAGATTTTGGAGAGCATGTTGTTTCTGACAAGGATTTCAAAACTATAGAAAACAAAATGTTAGAAATTGCTCGTGGTAAACACGACTTTAGCTTAAGAGCAATTTCTAAAGCAGAAGCTCTAGAAACTTATAAGGATAATGAATATAAAACGGAGTTAATTGAAAACCTGGAAGACGGTACAATTACATTCTGTGACCATTCTTCCTTTACAGATTTATGTCGTGGAGGTCATATTCCTAATACTGGCATTATTAAAGCCGTTAAAGTTTTATCTGTTGCTGGTGCATATTGGAGAGGTGACGAAAATAAACCTCAACTAACTCGTGTATATGGAATCTCTTTTCCTAAACAAAAAGAGTTAACTGAATACCTTCATTTATTAGAAGAAGCAAAAAAACGTGATCATAGAAAACTTGGTAAAGAATTAGAATTATTTACATTCTCTGCAAAAGTTGGTCAAGGGTTACCATTATGGTTACCCAAAGGTGCTGCTCTAAGAGAACGTTTAGAGAACTTTTTAAAGAAAGCACAAAAGAAAGCAGGTTACGAAATGGTTGTTACACCACATATCGGACAAAAGGAATTGTATGTAACTTCTGGTCATTATGCTAAATATGGTGAAGACAGCTTTCAGCCAATACACACTCCAAAAGAAGGTGAAGAGTTTTTATTAAAGCCAATGAACTGCCCGCATCACTGCGAGATTTACAACAGTATGCAATGGTCTTATAAAGATTTACCAAAGCGTTTTGCTGAATTTGGAACCGTTTATCGTTACGAACAAAGTGGAGAACTTCACGGTTTAACACGTGTAAGAGGATTTACTCAAGATGATGCACATATTTTTTGTACACCAGACCAACTAGATCAAGAATTTAAAAATGTAATAGACTTAGTGCTTTATGTTTTTGGTTCTTTAGGATTCGAAAACTTTACAGCTCAAGTATCTGTTAGAGATTTAGACAATCCGGATAAATATATTGGTGATGTTGAAAACTGGGAGAAAGCAGAACAAGCCATTATAAGCGCTGCTAAAGACAAAGGTTTAAATTATGTTATAGAAGCTGGTGAAGCTGCATTCTATGGCCCTAAATTGGACTTTATGGTGAAGGATGCCTTAGGAAGACAATGGCAATTAGGAACAATTCAAGTAGATTACAACTTACCAGAGCGTTTTGAATTATCGTACAAAGGAAGTGATAATGAATCTCACCGTCCGATTATGATTCACCGTGCTCCTTTTGGAAGTATGGAACGTTTTATAGCCATATTATTAGAACATACTGGAGGTAATTTCCCACTATGGTTAGTCCCTGAGCAAGTTATTATATTATCTATTAGTGAGAAATATGAAAAATACGGTGAAAAAGTTTTAAATTTGCTAGAAAATCACGAAATTCGCGCCCTCGTAGATAATAGAAATGAGACAATTGGAAAGAAAATCCGTGAAGCGGAGATGAAAAAGATTCCATATATGATTATTATCGGTGAGAGTGAAGAACAAGAAAACAAAATATCTGTACGTCAACACGGTGGAGAAGATTTAGGTAGTATTACTATCGAAGCGTTCGCCGAAATCGTACAAAGAGAAACAAATAAAACATTAAAACAGTTTTAAATAAGAGTTTAACTAAAATTTTATAGCCATAGCAATACGTAGAAAAAAACAAGCCCCGAGAAGGGTTGAAAAAGAAGATCAGCATAGAATCAATTCTAAGATTAGAGTTGAAGAAGTTAGATTAGTAGGTGACAATGTAGAAGTTGGAGTTTATCCAACAAGGAAAGCTTTAGCCCTTGCCGAAGAGCAGGAACTAGACCTTGTTGAAATTTCACCTAAAGCGGTGCCCCCTGTCTGTAAGATCATGGATTATAAAAAGTTTCTTTACGAACAAAAGAAACGTGATAAAGCTTTAAAATCCAAGGCTACTAAAGTTATAGTTAAAGAAATTCGTTTTGGTCCTCAAACCGATGATCATGATTATGAATTTAAAAAGAAGCATGCTGAGAAGTTCCTAAAAGAAGGTGCAAAGTTAAAAGCTTTTGTATTCTTTAAAGGACGTTCTATTGTATTTAAAGAACAAGGTCAGATTTTATTGTTGCGCTTAGCACAAGATCTTGAAGAATACGGAAAAGTAGAACAAATGCCAAGATTGGAAGGTAAACGTATGACTATGTTTATTGCTCCAAAAAAATCAAAGTAAATCCTGAGAGTAATCAGGTTAAAAATATTAAGCGAAATAATTTAAAACTAGGAGAACAAGATGCCTAAAATGAAAACAAAATCTAGTGCCAAAAAACGTTTCAAGTTAACAGGTACTGGTAAAATTAAAAGAAAGCACGCCTTTAAGAGTCACATCTTAACAAAGAAGTCTAAAAAGCGTAAGCTGAAATTAACTCATGATGGTTTAGTACATAAAGCAGATGAGAACAATATTAAAACTTTATTACGTTTAAAGTAATATTTGTTTTAATTGGTTAAAACAATTTAATAACCCTGGAGTTAGGCCAAAACATAAAAAGTGTCAATTTAATTTGACCGCCTACTACAAAACACATTTAAGAAATGCCAAGATCAGTAAACTCAGTAGCAAAAAGAGCCAGAAGAAAAAAGGTTCTTAAGCAAGCAAAAGGTTACTTCGGACGTCGTAAAAACGTTTGGACAGTAGCAAAAAACGCGGTTGATAAAGCAATGCTTTATTCATACAGAGACCGTAGAAATAAAAAGAGAACATTCCGTGCACTTTGGATCACGCGTATTAACGCAGGAGCTAGACAATACGGATTATCTTATTCTCAATTCATGGGAAAAGTAAAAGCTAATAATATTGAATTAAACCGTAAGGTTTTAGCCGATTTAGCGATGAACAACCCTGAAGCTTTCAAAGCAATAGTAGATAAAGTAAAATAAGGCGTTAGCCTAATTGTATAACATTTCGCTTATAAATTAAAACCGATTCTGAAAAGAGTCGGTTTTTTTATGCCTGCTATTTAGACAACATCTGCAATGTTATACAAATCCTTAAGCTTGAACTAATAGAAACACTCACCTACGCTATATTCGTATTATTCCTGATTGTTGCGTTTTTACATTTATATGATTAATTAATTACGAAAAGATTCTACTGATTCTTATGTTCTCGACTACGCTCGAACACCCTGCAATAACTTGCGATTTCTCCAGTTTCACATATTCCCTGAAAGAAAAGGCAATTTTGCATTCTCAAACTCTCAAAGGTTCAACTCCCTTTTCGTTATTAAAATCGTTTCATACAGCATTAATTTCACGTTCTAATAGATACTAAATGCTCTTCTAAAGATTAAAGAGTGCTACATACTTAGGTTCTCGACTACGCTCGAACACCCTGCAATAACTTATTAATTCATAGTTTAAAATATGACATAAAAGGAAAGGTAAAAGATTAAGTATTGAGCACTTAAACAGCCTTACAATAATGTTGGAGTGGCGTCGAGAATCAACCATGGTAATCTACAACTCTGCATGCAATTTTTCATTCTCACACTCTCCAAGATTCAACTCTTTTTTAGTTAATAAAATCGTTTCATACAGCATGAATTTAACGTTCTAATAGATACTAATTGCTCTTCTAAAGATAAAAGAGTGCTACGTATTTATGTTCTCGACTACGCTCGAACGCCCTATAATAACATGGGATTTTCGCGATTTCGCATATCCTCTAAAAGAAAAAGCAATTTATCATTCTCACATTCTCAAAGATTCAACTCTTTTTTAGTTATTAAAATCGTTTCATACAGCATGAATTTAACGTTCTAATAGATACTAATTGCTCATCTATGGATAAAAGAGTGCTACATACTTAGGTTCTCGACTACGCTCGAACGCCACATATTAACTTGGGATTTCTTCAATTTCACATAATCTTAAAAAAAAAGGCAATTTATCAATCTCACACAATCGAAGATTTAACTCTTTTTTAGTTATTAAAATCGTTTCATACAGCATGAATTTAACGTTCTAATAAATACAAATTGCTCATCTATAGATAAAAGAGTGAAACGTATTTATGTTCTCGACTACGCTCGAACGCCACATATTAACTTGGGAATTCACGGTTTAACATATGACATAAAAGGAAAGATAAAAGATTAAGTATTGAGCACTTAAACAGCCTTACAATGGTATTGGAGTGGCGTCGAGAACCAACCATGGTAATCTACAAATCAATAGACAATTAAATTTCTGTTTGGTAAACTCCAGAAACAAAAAAAGCAACCCGTTAAGGTTGCTTTTAATACTATATAAAGTGTTTTAGATTACTTAACTTCTTCGAAGTCTACATCTTCAACATCACTACTACCATCGTTAGATTGTCCTTCGTTACCTGCATCTGGTCCTGGTTGTGCACCTTGTCCTTCTGCTTGCGCTTTGTACATTTCTTCGCTAGCTACTTTCCAAGCTTCATTAATTTTTTCTAAAGCTGGATCGATTA contains:
- the rpmI gene encoding 50S ribosomal protein L35 encodes the protein MPKMKTKSSAKKRFKLTGTGKIKRKHAFKSHILTKKSKKRKLKLTHDGLVHKADENNIKTLLRLK
- the rplT gene encoding 50S ribosomal protein L20 — translated: MPRSVNSVAKRARRKKVLKQAKGYFGRRKNVWTVAKNAVDKAMLYSYRDRRNKKRTFRALWITRINAGARQYGLSYSQFMGKVKANNIELNRKVLADLAMNNPEAFKAIVDKVK
- the infC gene encoding translation initiation factor IF-3, which produces MRRKKQAPRRVEKEDQHRINSKIRVEEVRLVGDNVEVGVYPTRKALALAEEQELDLVEISPKAVPPVCKIMDYKKFLYEQKKRDKALKSKATKVIVKEIRFGPQTDDHDYEFKKKHAEKFLKEGAKLKAFVFFKGRSIVFKEQGQILLLRLAQDLEEYGKVEQMPRLEGKRMTMFIAPKKSK
- the thrS gene encoding threonine--tRNA ligase; its protein translation is MIQITLPDGSIKSFEENTTPMEVAKSISEGLARNVISASFNGTTVETVTPLTTDGSLVLYTWNNDEGKKAFWHSSAHVLAQALEELYPGAKLTIGPAIENGFYYDVDFGEHVVSDKDFKTIENKMLEIARGKHDFSLRAISKAEALETYKDNEYKTELIENLEDGTITFCDHSSFTDLCRGGHIPNTGIIKAVKVLSVAGAYWRGDENKPQLTRVYGISFPKQKELTEYLHLLEEAKKRDHRKLGKELELFTFSAKVGQGLPLWLPKGAALRERLENFLKKAQKKAGYEMVVTPHIGQKELYVTSGHYAKYGEDSFQPIHTPKEGEEFLLKPMNCPHHCEIYNSMQWSYKDLPKRFAEFGTVYRYEQSGELHGLTRVRGFTQDDAHIFCTPDQLDQEFKNVIDLVLYVFGSLGFENFTAQVSVRDLDNPDKYIGDVENWEKAEQAIISAAKDKGLNYVIEAGEAAFYGPKLDFMVKDALGRQWQLGTIQVDYNLPERFELSYKGSDNESHRPIMIHRAPFGSMERFIAILLEHTGGNFPLWLVPEQVIILSISEKYEKYGEKVLNLLENHEIRALVDNRNETIGKKIREAEMKKIPYMIIIGESEEQENKISVRQHGGEDLGSITIEAFAEIVQRETNKTLKQF